Proteins co-encoded in one Malus sylvestris chromosome 7, drMalSylv7.2, whole genome shotgun sequence genomic window:
- the LOC126630153 gene encoding uncharacterized protein LOC126630153 — protein MTMFGETLPNKRLVEKLLTSLTPAYDNIVIEGTKKLDEIDPNEIVATLKGFKQRLKRHSEEKVQVAQQMDEKTSILFACNFAAIVKREHVWYIDSGCSNHMTSHESTLIDLDKNVSTRIKMGNGQLVQAIAKETLVIETKIGVRIETWIYIVTIQMTGNKRFQLLMEDMNGSALKASVEGDAWEWHKKLGHLNFNSL, from the exons ATGACAATGTTTGGTGAAACTTTGCCAAACAAAAGACTAGTTGAGAAATTGTTAACTAGTCTAACTCCTGCATATGATAATATTGTTATTGAGGGGACCAAGAAATTAGATGAGATTGATCCAAATGAGATTGTTGCAACTTTAAAGGGGTTTAAACAAAGGTTGAAGAGGCATTCTGAAGAGAAA GTTCAAGTTGCACAACAAATGGATGAGAAGACATCTATATTATTTGCCTGTAATTTTGCTGCAATAGTCAAGAGGGAGCATGTTTGGTATATTGACAGTGGATGCAGCAATCACATGACTTCACATGAGTCTACGTTGATTGACTTAGATAAGAATGTCTCAACAAGAATCAAAATGGGAAATGGACAGCTTGTTCAGGCAATTGCAAAAGAAACATTGGTGATTGAAACCAAGATAGGTGTTAG GATAGAAACTTGGATCTATATTGTTACTATACAAATGACTGGGAATAAGCGTTTTCAATTACTCATGGAAGACATGAATGGTTCTGCATTGAAAGCCAGTGTTGAAGGTGATGCATGGGAATGGCACAAGAAGCTTGgtcatttaaattttaacagCTTGTAA